AAACAGGGGGGCAGGTCCGACCCCAAGCCCCTCACTGACAAAAAGGGTGCGACGGGCCGCTTTCGGGCGCGCTGTCAGGATTGTTAACAGCTCGAATTTACATGGAATTCCCTTGCCCCCTCGATTTGGGCCACGGAAGATCGGGGCGTGAAAACCCTCCTTTTCTCCTTTCTTCTGACGTCGGCGGCGTGGGCCTCGCCCCCGCTTCAATCCCCCGAGACGACTCCACGGGTCTCTGACTACGGTTATCCCTGGGCCCGCGCGAACGAAAATCTGTGTGTGGAGCTGGAAAACCAGGGCGACCGTAAAGTCCCCCGCACGGATTGGTTTTGTGCGGCCGGCGACGGAGATATCTATCTACGGACGCTCGGCGCGGAAGAGTTCTATCACGGCGTCGGTCACTGGGTGCAGTTGCGCGCCGAAGCCCGCCCCTCCGATCACGTCGCGATCAATCTGCGCAGCCTTCTGTATTCCGGCAGTATCAGCTACGGCTACACCCGTCCGCTGGGCTTCTACAATCTGCTCGGTTTCACCGCCGAATGGCCGGAAGAGGTTTTTGGGGGCCGCGCCGTCGGGCGCGTGATGGATTTGGGTCGGCAGACCATCGGTACGGGCTTGCTGCTTCAGGAGCACGAAACTGCGGGGCTTCTGCTCGATTGGCGCAACGGCGATTGGCAACTGAAGCTTCTAGGTGACGGTACAGGCGGCCTCTTGCTTGCGGACGATCTAAAAAACTACGAGCTCAATTGGCGTGACGGCGCGATCGGCATCGGTTTTACCGAGTGGACGGAAGGGAATCGCGGCAATCCCCCCTTCCGTCATCCCGCGAAGTATCTGTACTCGAACGTCGCGTGGTCCGACATCTGGTCGACAGGTCTCGAAGTGAATGCGCGCAACAACGCGCTGGCGGCGCTCGCGCGCGTGAGCGCCTTCTGGGATTTCGAAAGTTGGAAGCTCTTCGTGCGCATCGAGGGCCGATCGATTCAAGAGGCTTGGGGCGATCAATTCATCCAAAGAATCGAGCATATGTACACCGCCTACGATCAGTACGACAAACGTGTGATGAACACGAAGAACATCCTGACCGTCGACGACGACGTGACGGCGGGTTCACTCGATCTCAATCTCAGTTTCCGTATCGGAGAACGCTACGAAGTCCAAATGCTGAACGAAGCCGTGACCTTCCGTTACAACCAGGCGGATCACAAAAATCTGTTCTTCTACCGCTGGGGTGTCGCCTACATCCCCCGCACGGAGCAAACTGAAGCGCTTGTTTTCTTCGTTTCCAACAAGGTGCTGACCGATAGCCTGGCGCTACCGCCGTTTTTGGACTCAAGCCAAAACGTCGTCATGTTCAAAGCGGTTCCGTTCTTCGGCGCGGAAGCGCGCTTCCGCTTCTAGAAATAGAATCGACCGCCCAGGCCCGCACCAATCGAAGCCGCCGTCGAAGGCGTCAGATCCAGCGTGAGCGCGAGCTCTCCGAAAAATTCGACGGGCGCTTTCGGAAGCGTATAGGACGTGCCGACCGAGGTGCGCACACCAAGGTAAGTACGGCCCGTGTCGGGTTTGTTCGTTTCGCGCGTCGTGCTGTACAAACGCCCTCCGACTCCGGCGTAGAAAAGCATCGGAAACTCTTCCACCCGATAGTAATCGGGAAAACGCCAAAGATAAGTCGAGTGCAGATAGGTTTCGGTACCGGGATAAAAACGCCACGCGAGCGCCAGATCGATCGAATGACCTTCATCCAATTTGTAGTTCCCGGTCACGCCGACCGGAGTTCCTAGAATCAAACCCACACCGATGGGACCCGCCGCTTGCGCCGCGGTCGCCGTCACCAGACTCAACATCAATCCCGCCATCAACTTCATCATGGATTCACAGCTAACTTGCTTCGACGGCCTCGTCACCGTCTCGTTTTGGCGCGTTCAGAGTGTCAGCGGAATGACGACTGTTGGGGCTCCGATTGTTTCGAAAATCAAAAGTCATAACGCAGACTTGGGCAAGAGGACGTCGCAAAAATCACGCTTCCCTGGCGATGACCTGGTGCCGACCGCAAACTATTGCGAGAAGAGCGGGCCCGCCCCTTGCTCTAACTCCCTCTGGGTTCATTGGGTCATTCGAAGGAGGCGCCATGATTTTCAAACCGAAATCGAAACAGACTCCCGCAAAACAGTCGCGTTCCAAAGATTCGGACTTTCAAGGCATCACCGATCTTTCACAGACCGAAGTCTCTTTACGTCCTGATTCCCATGGCAGCCTCGAAGAAGAGTATACCGCAACCGGACACCGTTTAGAGATCGTCGATTCGATGGGACGGCGTCAGCACGTGCGTTTCAGCGGACACGTCACGGTCGTCATTTCAAACGAGCGCTCGACCTTCCGTACATCGACCGTCAACGTGTCTTCCGGTGGCGCGTTTCTGCGCGACCTGATCCCGCACGAATTCCTGGCAAAGCCTTTCGATTGCCTTTTCATCGCGGAGAAAAGCGATAACTCACGAGAGTTCTTAATGGTGCGCGGGAAAGCGCTCGAGTTCCCTTTGCGCTCGCACCGGGTGCAATTCCTTTCGGCGCCCCAGCATATGCAAGAGACCCTGCACTCAATTTTCGGATAAAGCGAAGACGTCCTGGATGCGGGCCATGATCGCATCGATCTTCTTGACCGATTCGGGCGCCAAAAAAATCGTGTCGTCGCCCGCAATCGTTCCCAAAATTCCTTCAGATCTCATCGCATCCAAGTGACGGGCAACCAACGACGCCGAGCCCGGCGTCGTATGCAAAACGATCATGGCGCCGTTGTGGGCCATATCCAACACTAAGCCATCAAGATTCGACGAAGGAACCGGCGTCGCCGTCAGATCTTCGGTCAGCCGATACACGGTGCGGCCGCTCACGTCCTGTGCCTTCACCGCGCCAATCCGGCGCAGGTCACGCGAAATCGTGGACTGGGTGACGTGGTAGTCGCGACTTTTCAGCTCGGCCGCCAGTTCCTCTTGAGTCGACAGAGCCCCGCTCTCGAGGAGCTCCGTCAAAACCTTCAATCGTTCCTGAGTGTCGCCCGTCTTCATCGCCACTGTCCTAAAAGCCTTTCACGTTGCCGCTCTGGATGCCGTGATAAATCCCGAACATCAGCGCTTTCTGCGCGTGCAGGCGATTCTCGGCCTGGCGGAAAAGCGCGCTGCGCTCGTGTTCCACGACATCCGCCGTGATTTCCTTTCCCTTCACCATGGGAAGGCAGTGCAGAACAATGGCACGCGGCGAGGCCGCATTCAAGAGGTCCATATTGACTTGATACCCCGCGAACGCCGCTTCTTTGGCTTTCGCTTCGGCCTCTTGCCCCATGCTGGTCCACACATCGGTGTAGATCGCATCGACGCCCTTCACGGCTTCCGCCGGAGTCGCGAACGCGCGGATCTTCGCGCCCATTTTTTCGGCGCGTTTCTCGGCCCGCTTCACGATTTCCGCGTCGGGCTCAAAACCTTTGGGGCACGCGTAGTGAACGTCAACGCCCGCCCAGGGCGCCAACAACAGGAGCGAGTTCAGGACGTTGTTCCCGTCGCCCACGTAGGCAAGCTTCAGTCCTTTCAAATTTCCGAAGGACTGCTTCAGCGTTTGCAAATCCGCGAGCGCCTGACAGGGGTGATGTTGATCCGAAAGTCCGTTGATGATCGGCATTTTCGCGAACTTCGTCATCTTCGCAAAAATCGAATGATCGAAGGTCCGCAGCATCATCCCGTGCACCATGCCCTGCATGACCCGTACGGAATCCTCGGGCTCTTCCGATTTCTTCTGCGCGGAATCCAAGACCAGCGCGGTACCGCCCAGCTCTTGCACGCCCACGGTGAAACTCACGCGCGTCCGCAACGACGGCTTCTCGAAGACGAGGGCAAAGGTCTTCCCTTGCAGCGGTCCATCGACGAGCACGCGACGCTCTTTACGGAAAAGCTCCGCGGTCTCGAGAAGCGCGTTCAACTGCTCCGGCGAGAGCTCCTCGCCGGTCAGGAAATGGGGGAAGTCGAGCTTAAGCATATTGGAAATCCTCCGAAGGAAGCTCCTCGAACCGAGGAGGGTACTTCAGCCATGCCGGCGCGTGCCCGTTGTCGTAACAGGTGGTGCCGACCCAGTCGCTCCACAGACCTTTCACCGCATCGATCGCGTTCAAGACGCGCACGCTGCCGATTCCGTTCAGCGCCGCGAACTGAATCGCGCGCACCTTCGTCAGCATGCCACCGGTGACGATGTCCTTTTCGATCAAGTCTTGCAGATCGTCCACGCTCTGTTCGCGCAGCAGACAGCCGTCGCCGTTCAAGATGCCGGGCATATCGGTCATGAACAGCAGTTGTTCCACCTTCAGCGCGGCCGCCAGGCGAGTCGCCGCCCAGTCCGCATTGATGTTGTAGGTCTCGCCGTTCGCGCCGACGCCCAAAGGAGCGATAACGGGAACGGGCGAACCCTTGATCTGCGCCAAGCCGTCGATGAAAAGCGTATTCACGCTTTGGATTTGTCCCACCTGGCCCAAAGCTTCCGAGGCCCGCGTGCAGGACAAGATGCCCCCGTCAGTGCCCGAGAGCCCCATGGCGGGAACGCCCGCGACGTTCAGCGCGCGGACGATCCGGCTGTTCATGGAGCCGCTCAGCACCATCTCGATGGTGTCCATCATTTCGTTCGTGGTCACGCGCTGGCCGTCTTTGAACGACCAGGTGATGCCCTTCTTGGTCAGCTCCGCATTGATCGCGGGACCGCCGCCGTGAACGATGACGACCTGGTAACCGAATTGGCGGAACTCTTTCACGGCCTGCACGATCCCTTGCAGGATCGAGTCTTTTTGCAGCGAAGCGCCACCCAACTTGATCAGAATTTTTTTTGATTGGTTCATCATGAGTACTCCGTATTGATATCGACGTATTTCTTCGACAGATCGCAGCCCCAAGCGGTGGCTCTGTGCCCACCGGTGCCGAAATCCACTTCGATGCGCACCTTCGACAGACGCAGCTCCTTGCGGACCTCGTCCCGATCGAACGCCAGCGGCGCGCCGTTTTTGAAAATCTCTTTGCCTTGAATGCTCAGGTTCATCTCGCGAAACGCGTTCGCGGGGATCCCGGCCGTTCCCAACTTCGCCAAGATGCGACCCCAGTTCGGGTCTTCACCGTGGATCGCCGTCTTGACCAGCGGGGATGTCGTCACCGCGCGCGCCGCGACCCGTGCCAATTCGACATCGGGAAGCCCACGCACTTCGACTTCGACGAGTTTCGTCGCGCCTTCACCGTCCGCCGCGATCGACTGCGCCAGAAACTGCGCGACTTCCAGGAGCGCCTTACGGAACGTCTGGATATCCTTCTGTTGCGCAAGCGAAATCCCCGAAGCGCCGTTCGCCATCATAAACACGCAGTCGTTGGTCGACGTGTCGCCGTCCACGCTGATCATGTTGAAGCTCTCGTCGACCACTTCCTTCAGCATCAAGTGGCACATGCCCGGTTCGATTTGCGCGTCCGTCAGCAGATAACCCAGCATCGTCGCCATGTTCGGGTGAATCATCCCCGAACCCTTCGCGATGCCCGTCAGCCGCACCACGCCTGTCGACAGCGCCACCATGGTGGTCATCGACTTGGGCACAAGGTCCGTCGTCAGGATCGCGAGCGCGAAATTTTCGGTCACGTCGGTCAAACGCGCCGCGAGCTCGGGCATCCCGGGAATGATCTTATCCATCTCGAGCGGCTTGCCGATCACGCCCGTCGACGCGACGAGGACTTCATTGGGTTGCACCTGCAAAGCGGCCGCGCAGGCCTCGACCATGGCGAGGTTGTCCTTCACGCCCTGCTCACCGGTCGCCGCATTGGCTTGACCGCTGTTCGTCAGAATTGCGCGGATCCCCTTCCCGGGCAGCAGCGCTTTCGAGTAGTGCACGGGCGCCGCCGCGCACGCGTTCGTCGTGAAGACGCCCGCGGCCGTTGCGGGAACATCCGAAAAAATGAGTCCCATATCCGGGCGGTAACGTCGGACGCCACAGTTCACACCGCTCGCGAAAAAGCCTTTCGGCAGAAGAGTCCGTTGCAATCCAGGGCCAGGGGTCATGACCGACCTCCATTTTGAGAACCGGTCGCCTTTGCGGGTGCCGGGTGAAAGTAAAGACCCGCCGTCGCCGGCAAATCCAACCACACATTCATATTCTCGATCGCCTGGGTGGCCGCCCCTTTCAGTCGATTGTCGATACAGCTGAACACATACAATTTGCCGTCACGGATCTCGTAAGAAATGCGCGTTTCGGCGGTTCCGACCACTTTGGTCAGATTCGCGAGCTGCGGCTTCTTCTCCAAGGAGCCGAACTTCGCCAGCGGATAGTCCGCGAAGGCCTCGGCGTAGGCCGCCTCGACCTGCTCCAACCGCGCACTCGTCTTCGCGTAGATCGCCGCTTGAATTCCGTGACGGATCGGCAGCAAGTGAGTCGAAAAGAAAAGCTCCGGTTGCGTCCCCGAATATTGCGACAAGCCCTCTTCGATTTCGGGCAGATGCTGGTGACGGCCGACCCGGTAAGGGCGCAAGTCTTCCGCAACTTCGGTGAAGAGCTGGGATTCGTTGGCCTTGCGACCCGCGCCCGAGGTTCCCGACTTCGCATCCACCACGATCATCGCGGGATCAATCAGACCCTTCTTCAAAAGGGGAACCAGCGCCATCTGGATCGCCGTCGCGTAACAACCGGGATTCGAAACGATCTTCACGTCTTTCGCGAAGGGGCCTGCGAACGGAACCAAGCTGTAGCGCGCCATCGCGAGGAGCTCCGGCTTCACGTCGAAACCGTACCACTCTTTGATCGCATGGGTATGCAGACGGAATGCTCCGCTCAGGTCGATGACTTTCTTACCCAGGGCGACCAGTTGCGGAGCCAGCTCCAGCGAAACTTCCGCCGGAGTGGCCAGAAAAACAAGGTCCGCCTGGGTTTTCAGAATTTCGGACTCGCCCGCGACTTGGATTTGTTCGACGCCGGGAAGTTCAACTTCCGCCGCGAGATCAAAGGCTTTCGACGCATAGACCTCGGTCAGCGCGATATCGCGACGCGGAAGCAACCCCCGAACGAGTTCGAGGCCGCTGTACCCGCGCGCACCCACCACGGCCACGCGTGCGAGGGTCTTGGAGGGGCTGAATGAGGCATCATATTTATGCGTCATGGGTGCATAATATGCTCATGAGACGCAATGTCAATATTTTATTGCAAATAAATGCGACCTGTGTGCATAAATATTCCGAAACGAGAATTTCCATGCAGGAGGTCCACATGGCCCAACAGAAAAAAGAGAACGGCAAAGACAAAGTGCTGCTCGTTTACAGCGGCGGACTCGACACATCCATCTGCATTCCCCTCATGAAGGAAGAGCAGTACGGCTACAAAGAGGTCATCACCGTGACCGTCGACGTCGGCCAAGACCCGAAGGACATCGTCCAAGCGCAAGAGAAGGCGAAGATCATGGGCACCACCCACTTCACCGTCGACGCGAAAGACGAATTCGTGAAGGACTACTGTTGGAAGGCCCTGCAGGCGAATGGCGACTACCAAGGTTATCCCATGTCGACCTCCATCGCGCGCCCCCTGATCGCGGCGAAAGCCGCGGAAGTCGCCCAGAAGCTCGGCGTGACCGCGTTCGCCCACGGCTGCACCGGCAAAGGCAACGATCAGTACCGGATCGAATTCGGTCTGCGCACCCTGATCCCCGACGCCACCATCCACGCACCCATCCGTGAACACAATATGACGCGCGTTTGGGAAATCGAGTACGCGAAGAAAAACAATGTCCCGATCCAGCAGTCGCTCGAAAAGATTTGGTCGATCGACGAAAACCTGTGGGGACGTTCCATCGAAGGCGGACGCCTGGAAGAGCCCGACTACGCTCCCCCGGAAGAGATCTTCCAGTGGACGAAATCACCCGAGGCCGCGAACGCCGAAGCCACGACCATCACCGTGAAATTCGAGAACGGCGTTCCCGTCGCGATCAACGGCGAAACCGGAACCCCTTCGCAACTCGTGATCCGCATGAACTCCATCGCGGGCGATAACGGCGTCGGCCGCATCGACATCATGGAAGACCGGATGATGGGACTGAAGGTCCGCGAGAACTACGAGTGCCCCGCGGCGACCGTGTTCTTGAAAGCGCACAAAGCCCTCGAAAACTTGGTGCTCACGCGCGAAGAGATCCGCTTCAAAGCGACCGTCGACCTGGAATGGTCGAAGCTCGCCTACGAAGGTCTGTGGTGGGATCCTTTGAAAGAAAACCTCGAAGCCTTCATCCAATCGACGCAAAAACGTGTCGCGGGCGAAGTAAAAATGAAGCTCTTCAAAGGCGGCATCACCGTCGTCGGCCGGACTTCGCCCTGGGCGTTGTACTCGGCGGATCTGGCTTCGTTCGATACGACGACCTTCGATCAGCGTGAGTCCACCGGCGCGGTGAAAAACTTCGGTATGCAGTCGCGCATGTACCACCACCTGAAGCGGACCCAAAAGTAATGAAGCTTTGGGGCGGACGTTTCGAGAAAGACCTCGACCGTGACGTGCTGGAGTTCACCACGAGCTTCGGCATCGATCAGCGCCTGTGGCCCGTCGACATCGACGGGTCCATCGCGCACGCGCGGATGCTGGGCGCTCAGGGCATCCTGAGCGCCGCGGACAGCGCGGGTCTGGTGAAAGCGCTGACGGAACTCAAGCAGGACATCGCCGAAGGCAAAGTCGTACTTGATCCCAATGCCGAAGACGTCCACTCCGCCATCGAAGTCGCCCTGAACCAAAAGATCGGCGCGCTATCGGGTCGGCTGCACACCGCCCGTAGCCGCAACGACCAGGTCGCCACCGACGTCCGCCTTTATCTACGCGGCCAGATCGACGAACTGCGCGCCGAGCTGAAAGAGCTGCAAACCACGCTCTTCGAAACCGCCGAAAAGCATACGACAACGGTGCTTTCGGGCATGACCCACTTCCAGCACGCGCAGCCCGTGTCGCTCGCGCACCACCTGCTGACCTATTTCTGGATGCTCGATCGGGACATCGGTCGTTTGGCCGACTGCCGCGAGCGCATGAACTTGAATCCCCTCGGTGCGGCGGCGCTGGCCGGCACCGGTTTCCCGCTGGACCGCAAGGCCACCGCGCAAGAGCTCGGCTTTGCCGGCCCCATCCCGAACTCGCTGGATGCCGTCAGCGATCGGGACTTCATCGTGGAGTTCCTCTCGGCGGGATCGCTGATCATGATGCACTACTCGCGTCTATGCGAAGAACTCATCATCTGGTCGACTCCCGAGTTCGGTTTCGTCGAGCTGGGTGATGAAGTGACCACGGGTTCCTCCATCATGCCGCAAAAGAAAAATCCCGACGTCGCGGAGCTGATCCGCGGTCGCGTAGGCCAGCTTTACGGCAACCTGATGGGCGCCCTCACGATGATGAAGGGCCTTCCCCTCGCCTACAACCGCGACATGCAGGAAGACAAAGTCTACCTTTTCGAAGGACTTGATCTGGTCCGCGTTTCGACCCGCATGATGAACCTCATGTTGCAAAAAGCGTCCTGGAAACCCGAACGGATGGCGGCCTCGCTGGCCGGGGACTTCTCGAACGCGACCGATCTTGCCGACGATCTCGTCCGCAAAGGCCTGCCTTTCCGCGAAGCGCACGAAGTGATCGGCCGCCTGGTGCGCCAGTCGCTCGAAACCGGCGTGGCCCTCGAAAAAATGAAACTCGAAGACCTGAAAAAGTGCTCGTCGCTGTTCGACGAAGCCAGCCTGAAAGTCATTCCGCATTTGACCGTGATGAACGCCCGGATTTCCGAAGGCGGCGCCGGCGTGGACGCGGTTAAAGCCCAGCTTCAGGTGGCGAAGACGCGTCTGGCGACGAAATAAGATTCGACGCCGGTTTCTCGACCGGCGCGGACTCCAAAGAAGCGCCCGAATTCCGGTAGTCATCCAGGGCCATCTTCAGCTCAGGCAGGAAATCCTTGGCGGTTTTGGTCATCGTTTTCGCCGCTTTTTCCAAACTCATCCAGAACAACATCGACTCTTGCGGGACGCCGTTCGCATCGGTCAGGCGCGCGTTCAAACGCTCGGGGGCCCCATGAATGTGGGCCCAATAGGCATGGTGAAAACGAAACTCGGGACGCAGCCGCGGGCTGGCGCCGATGGCGCGCAGTGATTTCATCGTGCGGTCCGAGCCTTCCGCGACCGCAAGCTCCGCCGGCGGACGCGGGACGCGCACGACCGCCGAACGAGTCGCGAAACGCCGCGGATGTCCTTCACTCAAGGTCCATCCGTCCAAGCGGAACTCCCGCTGCGCGACATTGCGTGGGTCTTCGTCCTCGGTGCGCATCTCGCTCATGACTTCGACCAGTCCGGTCTTCGCGTTGCGGAAAACCAGAATTTCGGCTTCGCCGTTTTTCCCGAATCGTACCGGATAAACGAGCACCCGCTCGGGCACCGTGTGACCGGGCGTCCGCGCGATCGTCTCCAGAAAGACACGCGCTTGATCGCGTCCTTTCAAGGTCAGATGGCGCGGCGATTCCTCCCGCAAAGCCATTTCCCGGAAGGCCTTACGGTAACGCTCCTCATAGGGTCGGTGCGTAGTCCAAACCCAACGGATGATCGAGTCTTTCGTGAGCTGCATCAGGAAAGACTCGCGATTGTCGGCCCAAAGTTTTTCCCGGGTGAAAAGACGCAAACCCGTGCGACGGATGACGGACCACAGATTTTGCCAGAAGGGAATATGCAACCAGATGATGGTGTCCGCGCGACGCCAAACGTCCGCACGGACCGCGGAATAATTTCCGTCGACGATCCAAGACGGGCCTTCCAATTGGGGAAGCGTGAGCGCGCGGAATTCTTCAGGCGTGCGCGGCTGCCAGCCCGCTTGCCAGTGGATCGCGTCGAGCTCGACGACCGGGGCTTGATTCAATTTCGCGATTTCGCGCGCCAGCGTGGACTTTCCGCTCGCACTGACACCGACGATACTGACTCTGCGCATCTTCCCCTTCCCGCTTTTCCCCGAAAAGTGGCGGAAAAACCCCCAAATTAAACGTTCCGGGGCGCGCCTTGTCCAGAAAAAGATCCCGGAATCGTGAATCGCAAGTATTGCACCTGTTCCGTGCATTCGAAGCCCCAGCGTTCGTGCGCGGTGATCGATTCACGATTTTCGATTTCCGCATCCGAGCCGAGCTCACGAAAACCTTTCGTCGCCGCCCACTTCACCGCCGCTTCGATCAACTTTCGTCCGATCCCGGCGCGCCGAAATGAAGCCTCGATAAAAATTCCTTCAAGAAACGCCACCGGCGCGGTGTCGCACCCGTTCACGTAAGGCCGAATCGAGATTTCGCAAAATCCACGCGCTTTTCCACCGTCGTCTGCCGCACGCGCGATGAAGACGGCCACGTCGGGCCGATGAAGCATCGCTTCGGCATCATGAAGATGCGCGGCCACCCCCGCGCCGGGCCACAGCTCCTCGCGCATCCGCGCCCAGTCTTCTAGATCCGTGCTCCGGGCGCGCTCCACCGTGAGGTCGGCGGTCGAGACCATCGGTCCCGTGATCGGCAAAGCTGCACGCAACGCCAAGGCGACGCGATCCAGGTTCGCGCGCGATCCCGCATCCGGATCCGCACCGGCGAACCCCATACGGTGACCGTCCCCGCGAAAGCGGGGCGCGATGTGGAGATGGGCGTGGAAAACCTCCTGACCCGCGACCTCCCCCTCGGACAAAAACACGTTCGCCCCCTGATACCTGACTTCACTCTGACGTTCGAAAGCGCCCAGCAGGGACTGCGCGACCTGAAACAGCCGACCCGCCGACAAAGGCGGCACTCCGGTCAAACTTTTCGAATGATGTAGAGGCACGATCAAGAGGTGACCAGGATTGATGGGATTGATATCCATGAAGGCCGCAACGGACTCATCCCGATAAACGAAACTCGCGGGCAACTCTCCACAGAGAATTCGGCAAAAAACGCAGTCCTCACTTTGGTGAAACATCCTCACCTCCGGCGACCAGGATTCTCGAGGCTGTCTAAAAGATCAACACGCGGGGCGGGGCCAGAAACCCCTGAATCGGGGATGGGCTTTGCATTGAAAGGAAGTATGTCGCCGACCCGCCAAGTCCTCACGATCACGCTGTCTTTCGCCGGTTTCGCGGCGCTGTTCTTTCTGACCTTTTCGGCGCACGCCGAGGTCCGTCGTCTGGAAATTCCGCCCTCTTTAACGAACCCGGCGATCTTTCAAGCGACCAGTCCCCACCTCGCGCTCCGTGACGACGCGGTCGCCGCTTCGGGATTTCTGGTCATTACCCTTGGGGGAACGAACAGCCGCACTTCGGACTTTCATCATGTCCATCAAGTCGCCTTAAGCGAAGGCCACGCGGTCCTCGGTATCGACTATCCGAACAACGTGATTTCGACCACCTGCCGGAATGCCGCCCCGAATTGCTTTGACCAGTTCCGCGCCGAAGTCGCCACGGGCGTCGCGGGCAGCGAGATCGTTCAAGTTGATGCCGTGAATTCGATCCTCAACCGCATTCAGTCGTTGGTTCACCTGCTCGCGAACCGCGACGAGCGCTGGGGCGGCTTCATGAAAAACCGAAGCGTCGACTGGAACAAAGTGATTCTGATGGGACACTCCCAGGGCGCGGGACACGCCGCGTATCTAGCGAAGTTCGTCGCGGTAAAACGCCTGGTTCTCTTCGCGGGACCGCAAGACGCGCATGCCGATGAAGTCGCCTCATGGACCCATCTT
Above is a genomic segment from Pseudobdellovibrionaceae bacterium containing:
- the argC gene encoding N-acetyl-gamma-glutamyl-phosphate reductase, which produces MTHKYDASFSPSKTLARVAVVGARGYSGLELVRGLLPRRDIALTEVYASKAFDLAAEVELPGVEQIQVAGESEILKTQADLVFLATPAEVSLELAPQLVALGKKVIDLSGAFRLHTHAIKEWYGFDVKPELLAMARYSLVPFAGPFAKDVKIVSNPGCYATAIQMALVPLLKKGLIDPAMIVVDAKSGTSGAGRKANESQLFTEVAEDLRPYRVGRHQHLPEIEEGLSQYSGTQPELFFSTHLLPIRHGIQAAIYAKTSARLEQVEAAYAEAFADYPLAKFGSLEKKPQLANLTKVVGTAETRISYEIRDGKLYVFSCIDNRLKGAATQAIENMNVWLDLPATAGLYFHPAPAKATGSQNGGRS
- the argB gene encoding acetylglutamate kinase, which encodes MMNQSKKILIKLGGASLQKDSILQGIVQAVKEFRQFGYQVVIVHGGGPAINAELTKKGITWSFKDGQRVTTNEMMDTIEMVLSGSMNSRIVRALNVAGVPAMGLSGTDGGILSCTRASEALGQVGQIQSVNTLFIDGLAQIKGSPVPVIAPLGVGANGETYNINADWAATRLAAALKVEQLLFMTDMPGILNGDGCLLREQSVDDLQDLIEKDIVTGGMLTKVRAIQFAALNGIGSVRVLNAIDAVKGLWSDWVGTTCYDNGHAPAWLKYPPRFEELPSEDFQYA
- the argF gene encoding ornithine carbamoyltransferase, with product MLKLDFPHFLTGEELSPEQLNALLETAELFRKERRVLVDGPLQGKTFALVFEKPSLRTRVSFTVGVQELGGTALVLDSAQKKSEEPEDSVRVMQGMVHGMMLRTFDHSIFAKMTKFAKMPIINGLSDQHHPCQALADLQTLKQSFGNLKGLKLAYVGDGNNVLNSLLLLAPWAGVDVHYACPKGFEPDAEIVKRAEKRAEKMGAKIRAFATPAEAVKGVDAIYTDVWTSMGQEAEAKAKEAAFAGYQVNMDLLNAASPRAIVLHCLPMVKGKEITADVVEHERSALFRQAENRLHAQKALMFGIYHGIQSGNVKGF
- a CDS encoding argininosuccinate synthase, whose amino-acid sequence is MAQQKKENGKDKVLLVYSGGLDTSICIPLMKEEQYGYKEVITVTVDVGQDPKDIVQAQEKAKIMGTTHFTVDAKDEFVKDYCWKALQANGDYQGYPMSTSIARPLIAAKAAEVAQKLGVTAFAHGCTGKGNDQYRIEFGLRTLIPDATIHAPIREHNMTRVWEIEYAKKNNVPIQQSLEKIWSIDENLWGRSIEGGRLEEPDYAPPEEIFQWTKSPEAANAEATTITVKFENGVPVAINGETGTPSQLVIRMNSIAGDNGVGRIDIMEDRMMGLKVRENYECPAATVFLKAHKALENLVLTREEIRFKATVDLEWSKLAYEGLWWDPLKENLEAFIQSTQKRVAGEVKMKLFKGGITVVGRTSPWALYSADLASFDTTTFDQRESTGAVKNFGMQSRMYHHLKRTQK
- the argH gene encoding argininosuccinate lyase — encoded protein: MKLWGGRFEKDLDRDVLEFTTSFGIDQRLWPVDIDGSIAHARMLGAQGILSAADSAGLVKALTELKQDIAEGKVVLDPNAEDVHSAIEVALNQKIGALSGRLHTARSRNDQVATDVRLYLRGQIDELRAELKELQTTLFETAEKHTTTVLSGMTHFQHAQPVSLAHHLLTYFWMLDRDIGRLADCRERMNLNPLGAAALAGTGFPLDRKATAQELGFAGPIPNSLDAVSDRDFIVEFLSAGSLIMMHYSRLCEELIIWSTPEFGFVELGDEVTTGSSIMPQKKNPDVAELIRGRVGQLYGNLMGALTMMKGLPLAYNRDMQEDKVYLFEGLDLVRVSTRMMNLMLQKASWKPERMAASLAGDFSNATDLADDLVRKGLPFREAHEVIGRLVRQSLETGVALEKMKLEDLKKCSSLFDEASLKVIPHLTVMNARISEGGAGVDAVKAQLQVAKTRLATK
- the argR gene encoding arginine repressor, with protein sequence MKTGDTQERLKVLTELLESGALSTQEELAAELKSRDYHVTQSTISRDLRRIGAVKAQDVSGRTVYRLTEDLTATPVPSSNLDGLVLDMAHNGAMIVLHTTPGSASLVARHLDAMRSEGILGTIAGDDTIFLAPESVKKIDAIMARIQDVFALSEN
- the argJ gene encoding bifunctional glutamate N-acetyltransferase/amino-acid acetyltransferase ArgJ, with translation MTPGPGLQRTLLPKGFFASGVNCGVRRYRPDMGLIFSDVPATAAGVFTTNACAAAPVHYSKALLPGKGIRAILTNSGQANAATGEQGVKDNLAMVEACAAALQVQPNEVLVASTGVIGKPLEMDKIIPGMPELAARLTDVTENFALAILTTDLVPKSMTTMVALSTGVVRLTGIAKGSGMIHPNMATMLGYLLTDAQIEPGMCHLMLKEVVDESFNMISVDGDTSTNDCVFMMANGASGISLAQQKDIQTFRKALLEVAQFLAQSIAADGEGATKLVEVEVRGLPDVELARVAARAVTTSPLVKTAIHGEDPNWGRILAKLGTAGIPANAFREMNLSIQGKEIFKNGAPLAFDRDEVRKELRLSKVRIEVDFGTGGHRATAWGCDLSKKYVDINTEYS
- a CDS encoding PilZ domain-containing protein → MIFKPKSKQTPAKQSRSKDSDFQGITDLSQTEVSLRPDSHGSLEEEYTATGHRLEIVDSMGRRQHVRFSGHVTVVISNERSTFRTSTVNVSSGGAFLRDLIPHEFLAKPFDCLFIAEKSDNSREFLMVRGKALEFPLRSHRVQFLSAPQHMQETLHSIFG